One genomic region from Nostoc sphaeroides encodes:
- a CDS encoding response regulator: protein MTHSELILSNNLVNEFKTCTQLQYNGKLNIKSSKGSQWTFYYRLGRIVWATGGTHPFRRWRRNMAQNCPQIDVDKLQLRLQDVSLDYWDYRILEIFYKKQKIQREQIQSIAENTIAEILFDLAMQGNFASISCNRSQEVILETPMSFTSAEMSVKHMQDSWKIWSEAGLANFSPDLAPVLRRPEQLQQMVSPSVYKNFVNLINGKLTLRDLAVKMKQSVLPLTRSLLPYILKGIIELVEIPDMPLVMTEANNKPITGQPKKSIAPLIACVDDSPQVCKMLEDIITSNGLRFIKIQDAVQALPTLIQDKPDLIFLDLIMPVASGYEICTQLRRISAFANTPVIILTGSDGLLDRVRAKVVGSTDFITKPVVPEKVMSIIRKYLPALSVPIDKSKANLEVCK from the coding sequence ATGACCCACTCCGAACTTATTCTTTCAAATAACCTAGTTAATGAATTTAAAACTTGTACTCAGTTGCAATATAATGGCAAATTAAATATTAAAAGTTCTAAAGGCAGCCAATGGACTTTTTATTATCGGCTGGGGCGAATAGTTTGGGCAACAGGTGGAACTCATCCCTTCCGCCGTTGGCGTAGAAATATGGCTCAAAATTGTCCCCAGATTGATGTTGATAAATTGCAGTTGCGTTTGCAAGACGTATCACTAGATTACTGGGATTACCGCATTCTAGAAATCTTTTATAAAAAACAGAAAATTCAGAGAGAGCAAATTCAGTCTATTGCCGAAAACACCATAGCAGAAATATTATTTGACCTAGCTATGCAAGGAAATTTTGCTTCTATAAGTTGCAATCGCAGTCAAGAAGTTATCTTAGAAACACCAATGAGCTTCACGAGTGCAGAAATGTCTGTAAAGCACATGCAAGACTCGTGGAAAATTTGGTCAGAAGCAGGTTTAGCAAATTTTTCTCCTGACTTGGCACCAGTTCTACGCCGACCAGAACAACTTCAACAGATGGTAAGTCCATCTGTCTATAAAAACTTTGTAAATTTAATCAACGGCAAATTAACTCTGCGAGATTTAGCCGTGAAAATGAAGCAAAGTGTACTGCCACTCACCCGTTCATTGCTTCCCTATATCCTTAAAGGAATCATTGAATTGGTGGAAATACCTGACATGCCATTAGTAATGACTGAGGCCAACAATAAGCCTATCACCGGACAACCGAAAAAATCGATTGCTCCACTAATAGCCTGCGTAGATGATAGCCCCCAGGTATGTAAAATGCTGGAAGATATTATCACTTCCAATGGACTAAGGTTTATCAAGATTCAAGATGCTGTACAAGCTCTCCCAACCCTTATTCAGGATAAACCAGACCTGATTTTCTTGGATTTGATTATGCCAGTCGCCAGTGGTTACGAAATTTGTACTCAGTTGCGACGAATATCTGCTTTCGCCAATACACCAGTAATTATATTAACAGGTAGTGATGGTCTTTTAGATAGAGTTCGTGCTAAGGTAGTCGGTTCTACAGATTTCATCACTAAACCTGTAGTGCCTGAGAAGGTAATGAGTATAATACGTAAATATTTACCTGCGTTGAGTGTACCCATCGACAAGAGTAAAGCTAATTTAGAAGTTTGTAAATAG
- a CDS encoding response regulator transcription factor yields MNTVLVVEDGLTDMEIISRYLQQAGYSVISATSSEEAQDKIDKNKPDLIFLDVILPGKSGFEICRELKNNPTTSKIPVIFCSTKNSDVDKIWGNMLGAEGYLSKPIDREELLVILKRLLN; encoded by the coding sequence ATGAATACTGTTTTAGTTGTTGAAGATGGCTTAACAGATATGGAAATAATCAGCCGTTATTTGCAACAGGCCGGTTATTCTGTGATTAGCGCCACAAGCAGTGAAGAGGCTCAAGACAAAATAGATAAAAACAAGCCAGACCTAATATTTCTCGACGTAATTTTACCAGGTAAAAGTGGCTTTGAAATTTGTCGAGAACTTAAGAATAATCCCACTACTAGCAAAATACCAGTTATTTTTTGCTCTACAAAAAATAGTGATGTAGATAAAATTTGGGGTAATATGTTGGGCGCTGAGGGTTATCTATCAAAACCGATTGATCGAGAAGAATTATTAGTAATTTTAAAGCGATTACTTAATTAG
- a CDS encoding chemotaxis protein CheW produces METKEKFLSFNLGVRDTAIISLQHITEVLQVSLPEICGVPQMPSCVLGIYNWRGEMLWLVDLEAMLGYSPISQGTNLLSRMMAIVLENEGKFLGLLVRQLMDIECLDTKQMKAPTAELFYPKISPFLQGYFINDSEEMIFNLDAISIIQALIWKTHN; encoded by the coding sequence TTGGAAACCAAGGAAAAGTTTTTAAGTTTTAATTTGGGAGTCAGGGATACAGCCATAATTTCGTTACAACACATCACAGAAGTTTTGCAAGTATCATTACCAGAAATATGTGGCGTTCCTCAAATGCCCAGTTGTGTCTTGGGTATCTATAACTGGCGCGGTGAGATGCTTTGGTTAGTTGATTTAGAGGCAATGTTGGGTTATTCTCCAATTTCGCAAGGAACAAATTTACTTTCGAGAATGATGGCAATTGTTCTGGAAAACGAGGGTAAGTTTTTGGGACTATTGGTGCGACAGCTTATGGATATTGAGTGCCTGGATACTAAGCAAATGAAAGCCCCAACAGCCGAATTATTTTATCCAAAAATTTCCCCTTTCTTGCAAGGATACTTTATTAATGATTCCGAGGAGATGATTTTTAATTTAGATGCCATATCAATTATCCAAGCTCTTATATGGAAAACTCATAATTAA